In one Hymenobacter sp. DG25B genomic region, the following are encoded:
- the aroB gene encoding 3-dehydroquinate synthase, with the protein MTQNAPIIGSEALPALAEVLRRPAISQVFVLTDANTSRLCYDRLLPYLPEGHTLLEIPAGEEYKALASCETVWTELTEHRADRFAMLVNLGGGVITDLGGFCAALYKRGILFVQVPTTLLAQVDASVGGKTGIDYLGFKNQLGVFQEPTGVFIHPPFLTTLDPRQLKSGYAEMVKHWLIADARAFDRHRQEGMFVEDWTPLIQHSVDIKRNIVAQDPLETGLRKVLNFGHTVGHALESYLLTQPGREILHGEAVAAGMICESWLSVQKGLLSAEELDKIETFLFTVFEKVQFVTLETDAIADYARQDKKNSGAAINCTLLKGIGQAVYDQPVTLPELADSLRYYHHL; encoded by the coding sequence ATGACCCAAAACGCCCCTATTATTGGTTCGGAAGCTTTACCTGCGCTGGCGGAGGTATTGCGCCGGCCGGCCATCAGCCAGGTTTTTGTGCTGACGGATGCTAACACCAGCCGTTTGTGCTATGACCGCCTGCTGCCATACTTGCCGGAAGGCCATACGCTGCTGGAAATACCAGCCGGCGAGGAATATAAAGCACTGGCCTCCTGCGAAACGGTGTGGACGGAGCTGACCGAGCACCGCGCCGACCGGTTTGCGATGCTAGTGAACCTCGGCGGCGGCGTAATTACCGATTTAGGCGGCTTCTGCGCGGCGCTGTATAAGCGCGGTATTCTGTTTGTGCAGGTGCCCACCACGCTGCTGGCGCAGGTAGATGCCAGCGTGGGCGGCAAAACCGGCATCGACTATCTGGGCTTCAAAAACCAGCTAGGCGTTTTTCAGGAGCCCACCGGCGTATTCATCCACCCACCATTCCTCACCACCCTGGACCCCCGACAACTAAAATCGGGGTATGCGGAAATGGTGAAGCACTGGCTGATTGCCGATGCGCGGGCTTTTGACCGCCACCGCCAGGAAGGCATGTTTGTGGAAGACTGGACGCCGCTCATTCAGCATTCAGTAGATATCAAACGTAACATTGTAGCCCAGGACCCGCTGGAAACCGGCCTGCGCAAAGTGCTCAACTTTGGCCATACGGTGGGCCACGCGCTAGAAAGCTACCTGCTCACGCAGCCGGGCCGCGAAATTCTGCACGGCGAAGCCGTGGCGGCCGGTATGATTTGCGAAAGCTGGCTGTCGGTGCAAAAAGGGTTGCTGAGTGCCGAAGAGCTGGATAAAATCGAAACTTTCCTGTTCACCGTGTTCGAGAAGGTGCAGTTTGTCACCCTCGAAACCGATGCCATTGCCGACTACGCCCGCCAGGACAAGAAAAACTCCGGCGCCGCTATTAACTGCACGCTGCTGAAAGGCATAGGCCAGGCCGTATACGACCAGCCCGTAACCCTGCCGGAGCTGGCCGATTCGCTTCGTTACTACCATCATCTGTGA
- a CDS encoding 3-phosphoshikimate 1-carboxyvinyltransferase, producing the protein MSSPSLSLRWNGGPLRGTAQLPASKSESNRVLILQALAGGGNLANLSDANDTQLMQRLLSVPDAEVVDAEDAGTVMRFLTAYLAVTNRRVLLTGTARMRQRPIEVLVDALRQLGARISYEEQPGYPPLRLEGWAPAATEEMPELMVRGDISSQYISALLMIAPMLPAGLRIRLTGTVGSRPYIRMTQALMQHFGARARDLGSVLEVQPQPYQPADYTVESDWSAASYWYAMIALGPAGSEITLPGLRRYSLQGDQAIVAIMEQLGVATEYVENGVRLTQIAPGPAVAQDFTHCPDLAQTVAVVAAALEIPVDMTGLESLRIKETDRIAALQAELAKFGGALTDLGEGRFRVTAANFHVQGQTIATYHDHRMAMAFAPLALRGALTIEAPQVVRKSYPQFWKELEKARFEVYPEL; encoded by the coding sequence GTGAGTTCTCCTTCTCTCTCTCTGCGCTGGAATGGCGGCCCGCTCCGCGGCACTGCGCAGCTTCCGGCCTCTAAAAGCGAAAGCAACCGGGTGCTAATTCTGCAGGCTTTGGCTGGCGGCGGAAACCTGGCCAATTTGTCAGACGCCAACGACACTCAGCTCATGCAACGGCTCTTGTCGGTGCCTGATGCGGAGGTGGTGGATGCGGAAGATGCAGGCACTGTGATGCGCTTCCTGACGGCCTATCTGGCCGTAACCAACCGCCGGGTACTTCTTACCGGTACGGCGCGCATGCGCCAGCGACCTATTGAGGTGCTGGTAGATGCCCTGCGCCAGTTAGGCGCCCGTATCAGCTACGAGGAGCAGCCCGGCTACCCGCCGCTGCGCCTGGAAGGCTGGGCCCCGGCGGCTACCGAAGAGATGCCCGAGCTCATGGTGCGCGGCGACATCAGCAGCCAGTATATATCGGCACTGCTGATGATTGCGCCTATGCTACCGGCTGGCCTGCGCATCCGCCTTACCGGCACGGTGGGCTCCCGGCCCTATATTCGCATGACGCAGGCTTTGATGCAGCATTTCGGGGCCCGCGCCCGCGACTTGGGCAGCGTGCTGGAAGTGCAGCCGCAGCCCTATCAACCCGCCGACTACACCGTAGAAAGTGACTGGTCGGCGGCCAGCTACTGGTACGCAATGATAGCGCTGGGACCGGCCGGCTCTGAAATCACGCTGCCGGGCCTGCGCCGGTATTCCCTGCAGGGCGACCAGGCCATTGTAGCCATTATGGAGCAGCTGGGCGTAGCCACGGAATATGTAGAAAATGGTGTGCGCCTGACGCAGATAGCGCCCGGCCCGGCCGTAGCGCAGGACTTCACCCATTGCCCTGACCTGGCCCAAACCGTGGCTGTAGTAGCCGCTGCCCTGGAAATTCCGGTGGATATGACGGGGCTGGAAAGCCTGCGCATCAAGGAAACCGACCGGATTGCGGCCCTGCAAGCGGAGCTGGCCAAATTTGGGGGTGCGCTTACGGACCTGGGCGAAGGCCGCTTCCGCGTAACGGCCGCCAACTTCCACGTGCAGGGTCAAACCATTGCAACCTACCACGACCACCGCATGGCCATGGCATTTGCGCCTTTAGCTCTGCGGGGGGCGCTTACCATTGAAGCGCCGCAGGTAGTGCGTAAATCGTACCCGCAGTTCTGGAAGGAGCTGGAAAAGGCCAGGTTTGAAGTGTATCCGGAGTTATAA
- a CDS encoding ABC transporter substrate-binding protein: MLPPTPSLPLTVTDQMNRRVTVPFPPRRIVSLVPSQTELLFDLGLGEQVVGVTKFCVHPAQARKQATIIGGTKDFHFDRIAELKPDLIIGNKEENFQEGIEQLAARYPVWMSDISTLEEALDMIRRVGLITGRKERAEALAQQIQTSFTNLACQPQGLVPAVYFIWRKPYMVAAGGTYINEMLQAAGFQNVFGHLSRYPEINSEQLAAANPQQILLSSEPYPFGEKHLAEFQAICPAAQVRIVDGELFSWYGSRLLKSADYFRQLR; this comes from the coding sequence ATGCTGCCACCTACTCCCTCCTTACCCCTTACCGTAACCGACCAGATGAACCGGCGGGTGACGGTGCCGTTTCCGCCCCGGCGCATTGTGTCGTTGGTGCCTTCCCAGACGGAGCTTTTATTTGATCTGGGTTTGGGCGAGCAAGTGGTGGGCGTTACCAAATTCTGCGTGCATCCCGCGCAGGCCCGCAAGCAGGCTACTATCATTGGGGGAACAAAAGACTTCCATTTCGACCGAATTGCCGAGCTCAAACCCGATTTGATTATTGGCAATAAGGAAGAAAATTTTCAGGAGGGCATTGAGCAGCTGGCGGCCCGGTACCCGGTCTGGATGAGCGACATTAGCACGCTGGAAGAGGCGCTGGACATGATACGCCGCGTGGGGCTAATTACCGGCCGCAAAGAGCGCGCTGAGGCCCTTGCCCAACAAATTCAAACCTCCTTCACCAACCTGGCCTGCCAGCCGCAGGGATTGGTTCCGGCAGTATACTTCATCTGGCGCAAGCCTTATATGGTGGCCGCCGGCGGAACTTACATTAATGAGATGCTGCAGGCGGCTGGCTTTCAGAATGTATTCGGTCACCTCTCGCGTTATCCCGAAATCAACTCGGAACAGCTGGCAGCGGCCAATCCGCAGCAGATTCTGCTGTCGTCAGAGCCTTATCCTTTCGGCGAAAAGCACCTGGCTGAGTTTCAGGCCATCTGTCCGGCGGCGCAGGTACGCATTGTAGACGGCGAACTATTCAGCTGGTACGGCAGCCGGTTATTGAAATCGGCTGACTATTTCCGCCAACTGCGTTAG
- a CDS encoding M42 family metallopeptidase, giving the protein MRPESFDFLQKYLNNASPTGFEKEGQKLWLEYIKPYIDEYFVDTYGTVVGVINPKAKYKVVIEAHADEISYFVNFITESGFLYLRRNGGSDPLVAPSKRVNIHTAKGIVKAVFGWPAIHVRKVEQDKAPTIETVYLDCGASSKEEVEAMGIHVGSVVTFEDEFMVLNEKFYVGRALDNRIGGFMIAEVARMLKENKNELPYGLYIVNAVQEEIGLRGAEMIAHRIQPDVAIITDVTHDTQSPMYEKKTSGDLFCGKGPVITYGPAVQNNLRDLIIETAQKSEIPFQRAAATRATGTDTDAFAYSSAGVASALISLPLKYMHTTVETVHKDDVENVTKLIYESLLRIEDGHDFRYFK; this is encoded by the coding sequence ATGCGTCCAGAAAGCTTCGATTTTCTCCAGAAATACTTAAACAACGCCTCCCCTACCGGCTTCGAAAAAGAAGGCCAGAAGCTGTGGCTGGAGTATATAAAACCGTATATCGACGAGTATTTCGTGGATACCTACGGCACGGTGGTAGGCGTTATCAACCCCAAAGCCAAGTACAAAGTTGTGATTGAAGCCCACGCGGACGAAATCAGCTACTTCGTCAATTTCATTACCGAATCGGGCTTTCTGTACCTGCGCCGCAATGGCGGCTCCGATCCGCTGGTAGCGCCCAGCAAACGGGTGAATATTCACACCGCCAAAGGCATTGTGAAGGCCGTGTTTGGCTGGCCGGCCATTCATGTGCGCAAGGTGGAGCAGGACAAAGCGCCTACCATTGAAACCGTGTATCTGGACTGTGGCGCTTCCAGCAAGGAAGAGGTGGAAGCCATGGGCATTCACGTAGGTTCGGTTGTCACTTTCGAAGACGAGTTCATGGTGCTGAACGAGAAGTTCTACGTGGGCCGCGCGCTGGATAACCGTATTGGCGGCTTCATGATTGCCGAAGTGGCGCGCATGCTGAAGGAGAATAAGAACGAGCTACCCTACGGCCTCTACATTGTGAATGCCGTGCAGGAGGAAATTGGCTTGCGCGGCGCCGAAATGATTGCCCACCGCATTCAGCCGGACGTAGCCATCATTACCGACGTGACCCACGACACCCAGTCGCCGATGTACGAGAAAAAGACCTCCGGCGACCTGTTCTGCGGCAAAGGCCCGGTGATTACCTACGGCCCGGCCGTGCAGAACAACCTGCGCGACCTCATCATTGAAACCGCCCAGAAATCAGAAATTCCCTTCCAGCGCGCCGCCGCCACCCGCGCCACCGGCACCGACACGGACGCCTTTGCCTACTCCAGCGCCGGCGTAGCCTCCGCCCTGATTTCCCTGCCGCTAAAGTACATGCACACCACCGTGGAAACCGTGCATAAAGACGACGTGGAGAACGTAACGAAGCTCATCTACGAGTCGCTACTGCGCATCGAAGACGGCCACGATTTCCGGTATTTCAAATAA
- a CDS encoding DUF3784 domain-containing protein — protein MKELATVAGPGIFGLLGLFFLYTGYLIRFRQKLNLLAGYDATRVRDTKELSHWAGNHVLRIGALFLIGAISFTINPSTFPILLVFVGTILITISMVRGSSKFYR, from the coding sequence ATGAAAGAACTTGCAACCGTAGCTGGCCCAGGCATTTTCGGGTTGTTAGGGCTTTTTTTTCTCTACACTGGCTATCTGATCCGCTTCAGGCAAAAACTGAATTTACTGGCTGGATACGATGCCACACGAGTACGGGATACCAAAGAATTAAGTCACTGGGCAGGTAATCATGTGCTGCGAATTGGGGCATTATTCCTAATCGGGGCAATCAGCTTTACCATTAATCCATCCACTTTTCCTATCCTTTTGGTATTTGTTGGTACTATTCTGATTACGATCAGTATGGTGCGCGGATCTTCCAAATTTTACCGCTAA
- a CDS encoding acyl-CoA carboxylase subunit beta, producing the protein MSDPHAEAQLSKIEILARKNAEALLGGGQARIEAQHKKGKLTARERVDLLMDEGSFEEIGKFVMHRSKDFGLDKEYYLGDGVVTGYGTVNGRLVYVFSQDFTVFGGSLSETHAEKIVKIMDLAMKNGAPVIGLNDSGGARIQEGVVSLGGYADIFYKNTLASGVVPQLSAIMGPCAGGAVYSPAITDFILMVEDTSYMFVTGPNVVKTVTHENVTSEELGGASTHSAKSGVTHFSCANEVACINHLKALLSYMPQNCEETAPALPYEAADEARPVLDTIIPENPNQPYDIREVIEGIIDANSFLEVHQNFAENIVVGFARLGGRSIGIVGNQPSVLAGVLDINASTKAARFVRFCDSFNIPLLVLEDVPGFLPGTDQEWRGIITNGAKLLYAFCEATVPRITVITRKAYGGAYDVMNSKHIGADMNYAWPTAEIAVMGAKGAAEIIFKREIAQAEDPEAKLQEKVDEYQQKFATPYRAAHRGFVDEVILPSQTRQKLIRAFKMLENKVDTLPRKKHGNIPL; encoded by the coding sequence ATGTCTGACCCACACGCTGAAGCCCAACTGAGTAAAATCGAAATTCTGGCCCGCAAAAATGCTGAAGCCCTACTCGGCGGCGGTCAGGCAAGAATTGAGGCCCAACATAAAAAAGGCAAGCTCACGGCCCGCGAACGGGTAGACCTGCTGATGGACGAAGGCTCCTTCGAGGAAATCGGCAAGTTTGTAATGCACCGCTCTAAGGACTTTGGGCTGGATAAGGAATACTACCTGGGCGACGGAGTAGTAACGGGCTATGGCACCGTAAACGGTCGTTTGGTGTACGTTTTCTCTCAGGATTTCACGGTTTTCGGTGGCTCGCTGAGCGAAACCCACGCCGAAAAAATTGTGAAGATTATGGACCTGGCCATGAAAAACGGCGCCCCCGTTATTGGCCTGAACGACTCCGGTGGCGCCCGCATTCAGGAAGGCGTGGTGAGTTTGGGCGGCTACGCTGATATCTTCTACAAGAATACCCTGGCCTCGGGCGTGGTGCCGCAGCTATCCGCCATTATGGGCCCGTGCGCGGGCGGCGCGGTGTACTCCCCTGCCATTACGGACTTCATTCTGATGGTGGAAGACACGAGCTACATGTTCGTGACGGGCCCTAACGTGGTGAAGACCGTAACCCACGAAAACGTAACCAGCGAAGAGTTGGGCGGCGCCAGCACCCACTCCGCCAAAAGCGGTGTAACCCACTTTTCCTGCGCTAATGAGGTAGCCTGCATCAACCACCTCAAAGCCCTGCTGAGCTACATGCCGCAGAACTGCGAGGAAACGGCCCCAGCCCTCCCCTATGAGGCCGCCGACGAGGCGCGTCCGGTGCTGGACACCATCATTCCCGAAAACCCCAACCAGCCCTACGATATCCGGGAAGTAATTGAGGGCATCATTGATGCGAATTCCTTCCTGGAAGTACACCAGAATTTTGCCGAGAACATTGTAGTGGGTTTTGCCCGCCTGGGTGGCCGCAGCATTGGAATTGTAGGCAATCAGCCCTCCGTACTGGCGGGCGTGCTGGACATAAATGCCTCTACCAAAGCCGCCCGCTTCGTGCGGTTCTGCGACTCGTTCAACATTCCGCTGCTGGTGCTGGAAGATGTGCCCGGTTTCCTGCCCGGCACCGACCAAGAGTGGCGCGGCATCATCACCAACGGGGCCAAACTGCTCTATGCCTTCTGCGAGGCCACTGTACCGCGCATCACCGTCATTACCCGCAAAGCCTACGGCGGAGCTTACGATGTGATGAACTCCAAGCACATTGGCGCCGATATGAACTACGCCTGGCCCACCGCTGAAATTGCCGTAATGGGTGCCAAGGGTGCCGCGGAAATTATCTTTAAGCGGGAAATTGCCCAGGCCGAAGACCCAGAAGCCAAGCTGCAGGAAAAGGTGGATGAGTACCAGCAGAAGTTTGCCACGCCATACCGTGCGGCGCACCGGGGCTTTGTGGATGAGGTAATTCTGCCTTCCCAGACGCGGCAGAAGCTGATCCGGGCCTTCAAAATGTTGGAGAACAAAGTGGATACGTTACCCCGTAAGAAGCACGGCAACATTCCGCTGTAA
- a CDS encoding DUF4256 domain-containing protein, which translates to MKEKLLNILKARFEKNQNRHKGLQWSTIQSKLEANPEKLWSLQEMERTGGEPDVVGYDAETDKYIFFDCAAETPAGRRSLCYDREALNSRKENKPANSALDMAAAMGVELLTEEQYRQLQQNGKVDTKTSSWIKAPADIRKLGGALFAEYRYGQVFIYHNGAAAYYAARGFRGMLKV; encoded by the coding sequence ATGAAAGAAAAATTGCTTAATATCTTGAAAGCACGGTTTGAGAAAAACCAAAACCGGCACAAAGGCCTCCAATGGTCTACTATCCAATCCAAACTGGAAGCTAACCCCGAAAAACTCTGGTCACTGCAAGAAATGGAAAGAACCGGCGGCGAGCCGGATGTGGTAGGCTATGATGCCGAAACCGACAAATATATTTTCTTTGATTGCGCTGCCGAAACTCCTGCAGGCCGCCGCAGCCTGTGCTACGACCGGGAAGCGCTGAATTCCCGAAAAGAGAACAAGCCCGCCAATAGTGCGCTGGATATGGCGGCAGCTATGGGCGTTGAGCTGTTAACTGAAGAACAATACCGGCAGCTACAGCAAAACGGTAAGGTGGATACAAAAACCTCCAGCTGGATAAAAGCGCCTGCTGACATCCGTAAGCTGGGCGGGGCCCTTTTCGCAGAATACCGCTACGGACAGGTTTTCATCTATCACAACGGCGCGGCCGCTTACTATGCTGCCAGAGGGTTTCGGGGAATGCTCAAAGTGTAA